The DNA window CTCAAACTTATTTCAGTTTCTCTTATTCTGATGCATCTGCTTAAGAGGTCTGAGAGATTCCCCGGAAGAAGATTCCAAGAAATGGTGGCACTTCCCAAATGTTTTTTACATAGAGATGAGCTTTGTCATGGTCTATGTCATCATTTTATCCTACACGTAATAGGAAGTATATTCGGCATGTAATTCAGTACACATGTAGAAGCAGATCTAGACTATGATTCTTGCATATTAGGCTTTTATTGCTACACTCTTTTGCATATTTTCTTCACCATGCTTACTAGCCATTCGTTCATATCTATAGATGCCTTCATCAAACTACAGTTCCAACAAGGAGCAAAGAACTGAAGAAGCTACAGATCACAAGCAGGATGATGATGGCCTTGATACTTTGTCCATTCCTGTTTCTTCCAGAGCACCCTCATCATCAGGAGGAGGGGAAGGAAATGTCTGGGCGTTGATACCTGATCTAGGAAAAAAATTACGGGTACACCAAAAGAGAGCCTTTGAATTTCTGTGGAAAAATATTGCTGGATCCATAGTACCTGCAGAAATGCAACCAGAGAGCAAAGAGAGAGGTGGCTGTGTTATTTCTCATACTCCAGGAGCTGGGAAAACCTTACTAATTATTTCCTTCCTTGTAAGCTACCTGAAGTTATTTCCTGGATCACGACCATTGGTCCTTGCTCCCAAGACAACACTCTACACCTGGTACAAAGAAGTACTAAAGTGGAAGATTCCTGTGCCAGTCTACCAAATTCATGGTGGTCAAACCTTTAAGGGAGAGGTTCTAAGGGAAAAGGTGAAATTATGTCCTGGTCTTCCTCGCAACCAAGATGTCATGCATGTCTTGGACTGCCTTGAGAAAATGCAGATGTGGCTTTCGCAACCCAGTGTTCTCCTTATGGGTTATACCTCTTTTTTAACACTGACACGGGAAGATTCACCTTATGCGCATAGGAAATATATGGCCCAGGTGTTGCGGCAGTGTCCAGGGCTACTAATACTTGATGAAGGGCACAACCCAAGAAGTACAAAATCCAGGTTAAGAAAGGGTCTAATGAAGGTCAATACACGGCTTAGGATATTACTTTCTGGTACATTATTTCAGAATAATTTTGGAGAGTATTTCAATACACTTACCTTAGCAAGGCCAACCTTTGTTGATGAGGTCTTGAAGGAGCTGGATCCCAAgtacaagaagaaaaacaaaggtGCATCGCGCTTTTCATTGGAAAATCGAGCAAGAAAGATGTTTATTGATAAAATTTCAACAGTCATTGATTCAGACATCcccaaaaaaaggaaagaaggccTAAACATATTGAAGAAACTAACAGGTGGATTCATAGATGTGCATGACGGTGGAACATCTGATAACCTTCCTGGTTTACAATGTTACACCTTGATGATGAAATCAACTACTCTTCAACAAGAAATTTTGGTGAAGCTTCAAAATCAAAGGCCCATCTACAAAGGATTTCCTCTGGAGTTAGAGCTGTTGATTACCCTTGGTGCAATCCATCCTTGGTTGATCAGAACGACAGCATGTTCTAGCCAGTACTTCAAGGAAGAGGAGCTGGAGGCTCTCCAGAAATTCAAGTTTGATCTGAAGCTGGGTTCAAAAGTCAAATTTGTAATGAGCCTAATTCCTCGTTGTCTCCTCAGGAGAGAAAAGGTTTTGATATTTTGCCACAATATTGCTCCAATTAATCTTTTTCTGGAGATATTTGAGAGGTTCTATGGGTGGAGAAAGGGCATCGAAGTACTGGTGCTTCAAGGTGACATTGAGCTTTTTCAAAGAGGAAGGATAATGGATCAATTTGAGGAGCCAGGTGGACCATCAAAGGTTATGTTGGCATCCATTACAACTTGTGCAGAAGGCATTAGCTTGACCGCAGCATCACGTGTAATATTACTGGATTCAGAGTGGAATCCTTCTAAGAGCAAGCAAGCCATTGCACGAGCTTTTCGTCCTGGTCAGGACAAAGTTGTGTATGTCTACCAGCTTCTGGCAACGGGCACACTGGAAGAGGAGAAATACAAAAGAACAACATGGAAAGAATGGGTATCAAGCATGATATTCAGTGAAGACCTTGTGGAGGACCCTTCTCACTGGCAAGCTCCAAAAATTGAAGATGAATTGTTGAGAGAAATTGTTGAGGAGGATCGAGCTACATTATTCCATGCCATTATGAAAAATGAGAAGGCTTCCAACATGGGAAGTCTGCAGGAATGAAGTCCCTCTGCCTAGTAAGGGACTGCCATAAGCCAGACATTAGCTGGTGTGAAGGAAAAATGTGTTGTGTTCCATCACATTTGGAGGCGGATTCAGGATTTTAAAAAATCGGTACGTGTGAAATAGTAGTGTATTAATGCTCCTTTATGACAATGTGAAAGGATTCAGTATAAATAAGTGTGTTTTAAGTATCTTGAGTTATAGATCTGCAACTTGAGCTGAGCACAACGAGTGGCGGATTCAGGATTTTAAGCAAATAAGTGTGAAATACTATTTGTATTATGCTTTCTTTGTGGCTATGTGTAAGGACTCGGTATAAATAAGTAGTGTGTTTTAGTTTGAATAATATATATGCAACTCGAGCTGAATAGCCCGTGCTTGCATACTACTTTGGTTTATGGAGTTTTGAATTGGTTCTACTTGTTGCTTTAGGCTAGGCACTGATTTTTATGATCCAAATTAGTGGTTTAGGTTTAGCCCACTCAAGAACTTTTCCTTGCCTTCATCCTCTATTTCTTTTTGAGTCCAATGACTGAGGTTTGTGCTTGAGTATGCAATTGAACCTGAACTTGACAGTTAACTGATTACTCTAATTttatgtgaaaacatttttcttgtaTAGAGTACATGAATAAGAGCATGTTTGGACAGTTGGGGTCGCAGTCATATATGAAATGTAACAACGCTAGATGTTGGGGTGCATATAGAAGTTTCTAGATCACTCAAAAGAAAAGTGCATGAATAGTCTTGGGCATTCAAATCCACTTAATTCTACCAGGTCTAATATATATTACCCAAGGGTTATCTCATCATGCAATAGTTTTTCACATGATCCCAATAGCCTAATTCACAGAGTTTCTACTTCACTCACCCCCTCAGAGCAGTTTTTATGTCGAAGGAATCGTTTTTATAACAATTTTAAAACCTCTCCATATTCAGTTTTTATTAGCTCATTTCACTATGAGGTCTCTAACATCTGTACTATAGCCCTAACCACCTTAAAATGACTTTATGACTGAACGGATCCTTACACTAATATACATCAAGGTAACTCTTCATTTTAGACCAGGTTTCATTTCTACATTGCACTTTCCCcattttgttatgtatttagacttcaaataaatttaataaaatagtcATGTGTTATTAAAGcctgagttttttttttttttttaatataaaaaaggaATTACGAAATATCATTTGTTCTCTTTTTTTGGTAGTGCTAGATATATTCCTCGTATGTATTTGGAGTGCAACATAATCCATTTTGTTGGGACTGAAAACCAGAACCATGGGCTGACTTAAAGCCTAAATTTAAACTTTGAAACTTTTGGTCCATCTCTGGTTGATTAAGTTACttaacaaattaatatataactAAGGGGTGTTTGGtacaaaagtttttattttt is part of the Solanum stenotomum isolate F172 chromosome 8, ASM1918654v1, whole genome shotgun sequence genome and encodes:
- the LOC125875181 gene encoding SNF2 domain-containing protein CLASSY 1-like, with translation MKRHIHYNAHPIDPHPFEAFWYGSWQAVERLRINMGTITTHVLVDGEVIEENIPVTNLRMRSRKATLSDCACFLRPGLEVCVLSIPYQGEDSGDEKDVKPVWIDGKIRSIERKPHELTCTCEFHVSVYVTQGPPPILKKTLSKEIKMLPIDQIAVLQKLEPKPCEDKHYRWSSSEDCNSLQTFKLFIGKFSSDLTWLMTASVLKEATFDVRSIHNQIVYEIVDDDLVKKESNPNQHSHSVNFKLEDGVQTTTVFQFSRDIPDVNSTSDLSEAGPLVLYDLMGPRRSKRRFVQPERYYGCDDDMAEFDVEMTRLVGGRRKVEYEELPLALSIQADHAYRTGEIDEIARSYKRELFVGNIRPHEKSSESSSGWRNALKSDVNKLADKKSVTADSQHQLAIVPLHPSSGTDLTVHEQVPLDVDVPEHLSAEIGEIVSRYIYFNSSSTSHDRKASKMNFTKPEARRWGQVKISKLKFMGLDRRGGALGSHKKYKRNTSKKDSIYDIRSFKKGSVAANVYKELIRRCMANIDATLNKEQPPIIDQWKEFQSTKSGHRESGDHLAMNRDEEVSEIDMLWKEMELALASCYLLDDSEDSHVQYASNVRIGAEIRGEVCRHDYRLNEEIGIICRLCGFVSTEIKDVPPPFMPSSNYSSNKEQRTEEATDHKQDDDGLDTLSIPVSSRAPSSSGGGEGNVWALIPDLGKKLRVHQKRAFEFLWKNIAGSIVPAEMQPESKERGGCVISHTPGAGKTLLIISFLVSYLKLFPGSRPLVLAPKTTLYTWYKEVLKWKIPVPVYQIHGGQTFKGEVLREKVKLCPGLPRNQDVMHVLDCLEKMQMWLSQPSVLLMGYTSFLTLTREDSPYAHRKYMAQVLRQCPGLLILDEGHNPRSTKSRLRKGLMKVNTRLRILLSGTLFQNNFGEYFNTLTLARPTFVDEVLKELDPKYKKKNKGASRFSLENRARKMFIDKISTVIDSDIPKKRKEGLNILKKLTGGFIDVHDGGTSDNLPGLQCYTLMMKSTTLQQEILVKLQNQRPIYKGFPLELELLITLGAIHPWLIRTTACSSQYFKEEELEALQKFKFDLKLGSKVKFVMSLIPRCLLRREKVLIFCHNIAPINLFLEIFERFYGWRKGIEVLVLQGDIELFQRGRIMDQFEEPGGPSKVMLASITTCAEGISLTAASRVILLDSEWNPSKSKQAIARAFRPGQDKVVYVYQLLATGTLEEEKYKRTTWKEWVSSMIFSEDLVEDPSHWQAPKIEDELLREIVEEDRATLFHAIMKNEKASNMGSLQE